In Pungitius pungitius chromosome 2, fPunPun2.1, whole genome shotgun sequence, a single window of DNA contains:
- the eps8a gene encoding epidermal growth factor receptor kinase substrate 8a isoform X5 produces the protein MNGYKPPALGAGVFGSYGSQTNGHRSPQPPQNKAKSAAKALYEQRRSFTRTSINSLTDTSQYHVEHLTTFVLDRKDGLVTVDDGVRRLRLLDAKGKVWTQEMLLQVEEKSVSLIDQETKKELENFPVGSIQLCQAVMNACSFDSILALVCKESGQTKPDLHLFQCDDIKANLIHVDIESAMMDAKAGKVKRRPEALKMILKSDGVIPPPPASPAPGPPPPPSNQVDVRSRAAAWSAWTNEQQDCGKQRRSSLVEGPVEISALEVDRDVQILNHILDDIELFVNQLQKAAEAFSQLSKRKKVKKGKKNGPGEGVLTLRSRPPAEDQFVDCLQKFKHAFNQLGKLADLIQNPSAEELLHFLFSPLRMVIQVSGSVDLARSVVVPLLTRDAIDFLHTSGTPEERHLWVALGDGWTKCRLEWPKHHYFPPCALTFQDGWEPPTLQDVTQHAEGLTEAGVQRPEDSRIGLETPPHADASSSCGSSRGMQILDQDSAAAFDQAVSRHVDGSLDADSRIQPKLFAKCKYDFVARNSSELSVLRDEVLEVLDDRKQWWKVGNGAGASGYVPNNILEISGGVEGRVEPIYSHTIQKQTTRTDPGKPLVTPMPPPPTPPPPAPARLPTPPLPPPAAATVSRQNSATSSETGGVAMRDHRGHKDHQDQRPPPVTRRKSNMEEVQDELMHRLTLGRSAQKKLPVPSRGGLPSNSITYDSSAEDVKAWLEAKGFSPVTITSLGVLTGAQLFSLNKEELRTVCPDDGARVFSQVTVQKAALERSSGSELQEIMRRRQEKLASITCDSGVESLDECSAR, from the exons ATGAATGGATACAAACCTCCAGCTCTCGGCGCCGGCGTCTTCGGCTCCTACGGCTCTCAGACCAA TGGCCATCGCTCCCCTCAGCCTCCTCAGAATAAAGCTAAGTCAGCGGCCAAAGCTCTCTATG AACAAAGGAGAAGCTTCACCAGAACGAGCATCAACAGCCTGACGGACACGTCTCAGTACCACGTGGAG CACCTGACCACCTTCGTGCTGGACCGCAAGGATGGGCTGGTAACCGTGGACGACGGCGTGCGGCGCCTCCGCCTGCTGGACGCCAAAGGGAAGGTCTGGACTCAGGAGatgctgctgcaggtggaggagaagtcCGTCAGCCTCATCGACCAGGAGACCAAG aaggagctggagaactTCCCCGTGGGCTCCATCCAGCTCTGCCAGGCTGTGATGAACGCCTGCAGCTTTGACTCCATCTTGGCTCTGGTGTGCAAAGAGTCGGGTCAGACCAAGCCGGACCTGCACCTGTTCCAGTGTGACGACATCAAG GCCAATCTGATCCACGTGGACATAGAAAGCGCCATGATGGACGCCAAAGCAGGCAAAGTGAAGAGGAGGCCGGAGGCGTTAAA GATGATCCTAAAGAGTGACGGggtcattccccccccccccgcctctcccgCCCCAggaccccctcccccgccgTCCAATCAGGTGGACGTGAGGAGCCGGGCGGCCGCGTGGTCGGCGTGGACCAATGAGCAGCAAGACT GTGGGAAGCAGCGCCGCAGCTCATTGGTCGAGGGGCCGGTGGAGATCTCCGCTCTGGAAGTGGACCGAGACGTG CAAATCCTCAACCACATCCTGGACGACATCGAGCTCTTCGTCAACCAGCTGCAGAAGGCGGCCGAGGCCTTCAGCCAGCTCTCCAAGAGGAAGAAGGTGAAGAAGGGCAAGAAGAACGGTCCTGGAG AGGGCGTCCTCACGCTGCGCTCCAGACCTCCGGCTGAGGACCAGTTTGTCGACTGTTTGCAGAAGTTCAAGCACGCCTTCAACCAGCTG GGGAAGCTGGCGGATCTCATCCAGAACCCGAGTGCCGAGGAGCTGCttcacttcctcttctctcctctccggATG gtgatcCAGGTGTCCGGCAGTGTGGATCTGGCTCGCAGCGTCGTGGTTCCTCTTCTGACCCGAGACGCCATCGACTTCCTCCACACCTCGGGGACACCGGAGGAGAGACACCTGTGGGTCGCCCTGGGAGACGGCTGGACCAAATGCAG GTTGGAGTGGCCGAAGCACCACTACTTCCCCCCCTGTGCGCTGACCTTCCAGGACGGCTGGGAGCCGCCCACGCTGCAGGATGTTACCCAGCATGCCGAGGGGCTCACTGAGGCCGGGGTCCAGAGACCAGAGGACTCGAGGATCGGCCTGGAG acccccccccacgcagacgcctcctcctcctgtggctCCTCCAGAGGGATGCAGATCCTGGACCAGGATTCGGCGGCGGCCTTCGATCAGGCTGTCAGCCGCCACGTAGACGG CAGTTTGGACGCCGACAGCAGAATTCAACCCAAACTTTTTGCCAAATGTAAATACGACTTTGTGGCGAGGAACAGCTCGGAGCTGTCGGTGCTGCGGGACGAGGTCCTGGAG GTGCTGGATGACAGGAAGCAGTGGTGGAAGGTGGGGAACGGCGCCGGGGCGTCCGGCTACGTGCCCAACAACATCCTGGAGATCAGCGGCGGCGTGGAGGGCCGAGTGGAGCCCATCTACAGCCACACCATACAG AAGCAGACCACTAGGACCGACCCCGGTAAACCGCTGGTGACTCCGATGCCTCCGCCTCCCACGCCGCCTCCTCCGGCGCCTGCTCGGCTCCCCACGCCGCCGCTGCCtccgcccgccgccgccaccgtcAGCCGCCAGAACAGCGCCACCTCCAGCGAGACCGGTGGCGTCGCCATGCGGGACCACAGAGGCCACAAAGACCACCAAGACCAGAGGCCTCCGCCCGTCACCC GGAGGAAGTCCAACATGGAGGAGGTCCAGGACGAGCTGATGCACAGACTCACGCTGGGTCGCAGCGCTCAGAAGAAGCTTCCGGTTCCTTCTCGCGGAGGTTTGCCCTCAAACAGCATCACCTACGACTCGTCAGCTGAGGACGTGAAGGCCTGGCTGGAGGCCAAAGGCTTCAGTCCAGT caccaTCACCAGCCTCGGCGTGCTGACGGGCGCTCAGCTCTTCTCCCTCAacaaggaggagctgaggacgGTTTGTCCCGATGACGGCGCTCGAGTCTTCAGCCAAGTGACGGTCCAGAAGGCGGCGCTGGAG AGGAGCTCAGGCTCAGAGCTCCAGGAGATCATGAGGAGGCGGCAGGAGAAGCTGGCGTCCATCACCTGTGACTCGGGCGTGGAGTCTTTGGACGAATGCAGCGCCCGCTGA
- the eps8a gene encoding epidermal growth factor receptor kinase substrate 8a isoform X3 → MNGYKPPALGAGVFGSYGSQTNGHRSPQPPQNKAKSAAKALYEQRRSFTRTSINSLTDTSQYHVEHLTTFVLDRKDGLVTVDDGVRRLRLLDAKGKVWTQEMLLQVEEKSVSLIDQETKKELENFPVGSIQLCQAVMNACSFDSILALVCKESGQTKPDLHLFQCDDIKANLIHVDIESAMMDAKAGKVKRRPEALKMILKSDGVIPPPPASPAPGPPPPPSNQVDVRSRAAAWSAWTNEQQDCGKQRRSSLVEGPVEISALEVDRDVQILNHILDDIELFVNQLQKAAEAFSQLSKRKKVKKGKKNGPGEGVLTLRSRPPAEDQFVDCLQKFKHAFNQLGKLADLIQNPSAEELLHFLFSPLRMVIQVSGSVDLARSVVVPLLTRDAIDFLHTSGTPEERHLWVALGDGWTKCRLEWPKHHYFPPCALTFQDGWEPPTLQDVTQHAEGLTEAGVQRPEDSRIGLETPPHADASSSCGSSRGMQILDQDSAAAFDQAVSRHVDGSLDADSRIQPKLFAKCKYDFVARNSSELSVLRDEVLEVLDDRKQWWKVGNGAGASGYVPNNILEISGGVEGRVEPIYSHTIQQLLGELNEKQTTRTDPGKPLVTPMPPPPTPPPPAPARLPTPPLPPPAAATVSRQNSATSSETGGVAMRDHRGHKDHQDQRPPPVTRRKSNMEEVQDELMHRLTLGRSAQKKLPVPSRGGLPSNSITYDSSAEDVKAWLEAKGFSPVTITSLGVLTGAQLFSLNKEELRTVCPDDGARVFSQVTVQKAALERSSGSELQEIMRRRQEKLASITCDSGVESLDECSAR, encoded by the exons ATGAATGGATACAAACCTCCAGCTCTCGGCGCCGGCGTCTTCGGCTCCTACGGCTCTCAGACCAA TGGCCATCGCTCCCCTCAGCCTCCTCAGAATAAAGCTAAGTCAGCGGCCAAAGCTCTCTATG AACAAAGGAGAAGCTTCACCAGAACGAGCATCAACAGCCTGACGGACACGTCTCAGTACCACGTGGAG CACCTGACCACCTTCGTGCTGGACCGCAAGGATGGGCTGGTAACCGTGGACGACGGCGTGCGGCGCCTCCGCCTGCTGGACGCCAAAGGGAAGGTCTGGACTCAGGAGatgctgctgcaggtggaggagaagtcCGTCAGCCTCATCGACCAGGAGACCAAG aaggagctggagaactTCCCCGTGGGCTCCATCCAGCTCTGCCAGGCTGTGATGAACGCCTGCAGCTTTGACTCCATCTTGGCTCTGGTGTGCAAAGAGTCGGGTCAGACCAAGCCGGACCTGCACCTGTTCCAGTGTGACGACATCAAG GCCAATCTGATCCACGTGGACATAGAAAGCGCCATGATGGACGCCAAAGCAGGCAAAGTGAAGAGGAGGCCGGAGGCGTTAAA GATGATCCTAAAGAGTGACGGggtcattccccccccccccgcctctcccgCCCCAggaccccctcccccgccgTCCAATCAGGTGGACGTGAGGAGCCGGGCGGCCGCGTGGTCGGCGTGGACCAATGAGCAGCAAGACT GTGGGAAGCAGCGCCGCAGCTCATTGGTCGAGGGGCCGGTGGAGATCTCCGCTCTGGAAGTGGACCGAGACGTG CAAATCCTCAACCACATCCTGGACGACATCGAGCTCTTCGTCAACCAGCTGCAGAAGGCGGCCGAGGCCTTCAGCCAGCTCTCCAAGAGGAAGAAGGTGAAGAAGGGCAAGAAGAACGGTCCTGGAG AGGGCGTCCTCACGCTGCGCTCCAGACCTCCGGCTGAGGACCAGTTTGTCGACTGTTTGCAGAAGTTCAAGCACGCCTTCAACCAGCTG GGGAAGCTGGCGGATCTCATCCAGAACCCGAGTGCCGAGGAGCTGCttcacttcctcttctctcctctccggATG gtgatcCAGGTGTCCGGCAGTGTGGATCTGGCTCGCAGCGTCGTGGTTCCTCTTCTGACCCGAGACGCCATCGACTTCCTCCACACCTCGGGGACACCGGAGGAGAGACACCTGTGGGTCGCCCTGGGAGACGGCTGGACCAAATGCAG GTTGGAGTGGCCGAAGCACCACTACTTCCCCCCCTGTGCGCTGACCTTCCAGGACGGCTGGGAGCCGCCCACGCTGCAGGATGTTACCCAGCATGCCGAGGGGCTCACTGAGGCCGGGGTCCAGAGACCAGAGGACTCGAGGATCGGCCTGGAG acccccccccacgcagacgcctcctcctcctgtggctCCTCCAGAGGGATGCAGATCCTGGACCAGGATTCGGCGGCGGCCTTCGATCAGGCTGTCAGCCGCCACGTAGACGG CAGTTTGGACGCCGACAGCAGAATTCAACCCAAACTTTTTGCCAAATGTAAATACGACTTTGTGGCGAGGAACAGCTCGGAGCTGTCGGTGCTGCGGGACGAGGTCCTGGAG GTGCTGGATGACAGGAAGCAGTGGTGGAAGGTGGGGAACGGCGCCGGGGCGTCCGGCTACGTGCCCAACAACATCCTGGAGATCAGCGGCGGCGTGGAGGGCCGAGTGGAGCCCATCTACAGCCACACCATACAG cAATTACTGGGAGAGTTGAACGAg AAGCAGACCACTAGGACCGACCCCGGTAAACCGCTGGTGACTCCGATGCCTCCGCCTCCCACGCCGCCTCCTCCGGCGCCTGCTCGGCTCCCCACGCCGCCGCTGCCtccgcccgccgccgccaccgtcAGCCGCCAGAACAGCGCCACCTCCAGCGAGACCGGTGGCGTCGCCATGCGGGACCACAGAGGCCACAAAGACCACCAAGACCAGAGGCCTCCGCCCGTCACCC GGAGGAAGTCCAACATGGAGGAGGTCCAGGACGAGCTGATGCACAGACTCACGCTGGGTCGCAGCGCTCAGAAGAAGCTTCCGGTTCCTTCTCGCGGAGGTTTGCCCTCAAACAGCATCACCTACGACTCGTCAGCTGAGGACGTGAAGGCCTGGCTGGAGGCCAAAGGCTTCAGTCCAGT caccaTCACCAGCCTCGGCGTGCTGACGGGCGCTCAGCTCTTCTCCCTCAacaaggaggagctgaggacgGTTTGTCCCGATGACGGCGCTCGAGTCTTCAGCCAAGTGACGGTCCAGAAGGCGGCGCTGGAG AGGAGCTCAGGCTCAGAGCTCCAGGAGATCATGAGGAGGCGGCAGGAGAAGCTGGCGTCCATCACCTGTGACTCGGGCGTGGAGTCTTTGGACGAATGCAGCGCCCGCTGA
- the eps8a gene encoding epidermal growth factor receptor kinase substrate 8a isoform X4 encodes MNGYKPPALGAGVFGSYGSQTNGHRSPQPPQNKAKSAAKALYEQRRSFTRTSINSLTDTSQYHVEHLTTFVLDRKDGLVTVDDGVRRLRLLDAKGKVWTQEMLLQVEEKSVSLIDQETKKELENFPVGSIQLCQAVMNACSFDSILALVCKESGQTKPDLHLFQCDDIKANLIHVDIESAMMDAKAGKVKRRPEALKMILKSDGVIPPPPASPAPGPPPPPSNQVDVRSRAAAWSAWTNEQQDCGKQRRSSLVEGPVEISALEVDRDVQILNHILDDIELFVNQLQKAAEAFSQLSKRKKVKKGKKNGPGEGVLTLRSRPPAEDQFVDCLQKFKHAFNQLGKLADLIQNPSAEELLHFLFSPLRMVIQVSGSVDLARSVVVPLLTRDAIDFLHTSGTPEERHLWVALGDGWTKCRLEWPKHHYFPPCALTFQDGWEPPTLQDVTQHAEGLTEAGVQRPEDSRIGLETPPHADASSSCGSSRGMQILDQDSAAAFDQAVSRHVDGSLDADSRIQPKLFAKCKYDFVARNSSELSVLRDEVLEVLDDRKQWWKVGNGAGASGYVPNNILEISGGVEGRVEPIYSHTIQLMMPKKEFELFKQLLGELNEKQTTRTDPGKPLVTPMPPPPTPPPPAPARLPTPPLPPPAAATVSRQNSATSSETGGVAMRDHRGHKDHQDQRPPPVTRRKSNMEEVQDELMHRLTLGRSAQKKLPVPSRGGLPSNSITYDSSAEDVKAWLEAKGFSPVTITSLGVLTGAQLFSLNKEELRTVCPDDGARVFSQVTVQKAALEAEHADFVEIMRRRQKLLVSSP; translated from the exons ATGAATGGATACAAACCTCCAGCTCTCGGCGCCGGCGTCTTCGGCTCCTACGGCTCTCAGACCAA TGGCCATCGCTCCCCTCAGCCTCCTCAGAATAAAGCTAAGTCAGCGGCCAAAGCTCTCTATG AACAAAGGAGAAGCTTCACCAGAACGAGCATCAACAGCCTGACGGACACGTCTCAGTACCACGTGGAG CACCTGACCACCTTCGTGCTGGACCGCAAGGATGGGCTGGTAACCGTGGACGACGGCGTGCGGCGCCTCCGCCTGCTGGACGCCAAAGGGAAGGTCTGGACTCAGGAGatgctgctgcaggtggaggagaagtcCGTCAGCCTCATCGACCAGGAGACCAAG aaggagctggagaactTCCCCGTGGGCTCCATCCAGCTCTGCCAGGCTGTGATGAACGCCTGCAGCTTTGACTCCATCTTGGCTCTGGTGTGCAAAGAGTCGGGTCAGACCAAGCCGGACCTGCACCTGTTCCAGTGTGACGACATCAAG GCCAATCTGATCCACGTGGACATAGAAAGCGCCATGATGGACGCCAAAGCAGGCAAAGTGAAGAGGAGGCCGGAGGCGTTAAA GATGATCCTAAAGAGTGACGGggtcattccccccccccccgcctctcccgCCCCAggaccccctcccccgccgTCCAATCAGGTGGACGTGAGGAGCCGGGCGGCCGCGTGGTCGGCGTGGACCAATGAGCAGCAAGACT GTGGGAAGCAGCGCCGCAGCTCATTGGTCGAGGGGCCGGTGGAGATCTCCGCTCTGGAAGTGGACCGAGACGTG CAAATCCTCAACCACATCCTGGACGACATCGAGCTCTTCGTCAACCAGCTGCAGAAGGCGGCCGAGGCCTTCAGCCAGCTCTCCAAGAGGAAGAAGGTGAAGAAGGGCAAGAAGAACGGTCCTGGAG AGGGCGTCCTCACGCTGCGCTCCAGACCTCCGGCTGAGGACCAGTTTGTCGACTGTTTGCAGAAGTTCAAGCACGCCTTCAACCAGCTG GGGAAGCTGGCGGATCTCATCCAGAACCCGAGTGCCGAGGAGCTGCttcacttcctcttctctcctctccggATG gtgatcCAGGTGTCCGGCAGTGTGGATCTGGCTCGCAGCGTCGTGGTTCCTCTTCTGACCCGAGACGCCATCGACTTCCTCCACACCTCGGGGACACCGGAGGAGAGACACCTGTGGGTCGCCCTGGGAGACGGCTGGACCAAATGCAG GTTGGAGTGGCCGAAGCACCACTACTTCCCCCCCTGTGCGCTGACCTTCCAGGACGGCTGGGAGCCGCCCACGCTGCAGGATGTTACCCAGCATGCCGAGGGGCTCACTGAGGCCGGGGTCCAGAGACCAGAGGACTCGAGGATCGGCCTGGAG acccccccccacgcagacgcctcctcctcctgtggctCCTCCAGAGGGATGCAGATCCTGGACCAGGATTCGGCGGCGGCCTTCGATCAGGCTGTCAGCCGCCACGTAGACGG CAGTTTGGACGCCGACAGCAGAATTCAACCCAAACTTTTTGCCAAATGTAAATACGACTTTGTGGCGAGGAACAGCTCGGAGCTGTCGGTGCTGCGGGACGAGGTCCTGGAG GTGCTGGATGACAGGAAGCAGTGGTGGAAGGTGGGGAACGGCGCCGGGGCGTCCGGCTACGTGCCCAACAACATCCTGGAGATCAGCGGCGGCGTGGAGGGCCGAGTGGAGCCCATCTACAGCCACACCATACAG CTCATGATGCCAAAGAAGGAGTTTGAGTTGTTTAAG cAATTACTGGGAGAGTTGAACGAg AAGCAGACCACTAGGACCGACCCCGGTAAACCGCTGGTGACTCCGATGCCTCCGCCTCCCACGCCGCCTCCTCCGGCGCCTGCTCGGCTCCCCACGCCGCCGCTGCCtccgcccgccgccgccaccgtcAGCCGCCAGAACAGCGCCACCTCCAGCGAGACCGGTGGCGTCGCCATGCGGGACCACAGAGGCCACAAAGACCACCAAGACCAGAGGCCTCCGCCCGTCACCC GGAGGAAGTCCAACATGGAGGAGGTCCAGGACGAGCTGATGCACAGACTCACGCTGGGTCGCAGCGCTCAGAAGAAGCTTCCGGTTCCTTCTCGCGGAGGTTTGCCCTCAAACAGCATCACCTACGACTCGTCAGCTGAGGACGTGAAGGCCTGGCTGGAGGCCAAAGGCTTCAGTCCAGT caccaTCACCAGCCTCGGCGTGCTGACGGGCGCTCAGCTCTTCTCCCTCAacaaggaggagctgaggacgGTTTGTCCCGATGACGGCGCTCGAGTCTTCAGCCAAGTGACGGTCCAGAAGGCGGCGCTGGAG gcGGAGCACGCCGACTTTGTGGAGATCATGCGGCGCCGGCAGAAACTACTCGTCTCATCTCCATAG
- the eps8a gene encoding epidermal growth factor receptor kinase substrate 8a isoform X1 encodes MNGYKPPALGAGVFGSYGSQTNGHRSPQPPQNKAKSAAKALYEQRRSFTRTSINSLTDTSQYHVEHLTTFVLDRKDGLVTVDDGVRRLRLLDAKGKVWTQEMLLQVEEKSVSLIDQETKKELENFPVGSIQLCQAVMNACSFDSILALVCKESGQTKPDLHLFQCDDIKANLIHVDIESAMMDAKAGKVKRRPEALKMILKSDGVIPPPPASPAPGPPPPPSNQVDVRSRAAAWSAWTNEQQDCGKQRRSSLVEGPVEISALEVDRDVQILNHILDDIELFVNQLQKAAEAFSQLSKRKKVKKGKKNGPGEGVLTLRSRPPAEDQFVDCLQKFKHAFNQLGKLADLIQNPSAEELLHFLFSPLRMVIQVSGSVDLARSVVVPLLTRDAIDFLHTSGTPEERHLWVALGDGWTKCRLEWPKHHYFPPCALTFQDGWEPPTLQDVTQHAEGLTEAGVQRPEDSRIGLETPPHADASSSCGSSRGMQILDQDSAAAFDQAVSRHVDGSLDADSRIQPKLFAKCKYDFVARNSSELSVLRDEVLEVLDDRKQWWKVGNGAGASGYVPNNILEISGGVEGRVEPIYSHTIQLMMPKKEFELFKQLLGELNEKQTTRTDPGKPLVTPMPPPPTPPPPAPARLPTPPLPPPAAATVSRQNSATSSETGGVAMRDHRGHKDHQDQRPPPVTRRKSNMEEVQDELMHRLTLGRSAQKKLPVPSRGGLPSNSITYDSSAEDVKAWLEAKGFSPVTITSLGVLTGAQLFSLNKEELRTVCPDDGARVFSQVTVQKAALERSSGSELQEIMRRRQEKLASITCDSGVESLDECSAR; translated from the exons ATGAATGGATACAAACCTCCAGCTCTCGGCGCCGGCGTCTTCGGCTCCTACGGCTCTCAGACCAA TGGCCATCGCTCCCCTCAGCCTCCTCAGAATAAAGCTAAGTCAGCGGCCAAAGCTCTCTATG AACAAAGGAGAAGCTTCACCAGAACGAGCATCAACAGCCTGACGGACACGTCTCAGTACCACGTGGAG CACCTGACCACCTTCGTGCTGGACCGCAAGGATGGGCTGGTAACCGTGGACGACGGCGTGCGGCGCCTCCGCCTGCTGGACGCCAAAGGGAAGGTCTGGACTCAGGAGatgctgctgcaggtggaggagaagtcCGTCAGCCTCATCGACCAGGAGACCAAG aaggagctggagaactTCCCCGTGGGCTCCATCCAGCTCTGCCAGGCTGTGATGAACGCCTGCAGCTTTGACTCCATCTTGGCTCTGGTGTGCAAAGAGTCGGGTCAGACCAAGCCGGACCTGCACCTGTTCCAGTGTGACGACATCAAG GCCAATCTGATCCACGTGGACATAGAAAGCGCCATGATGGACGCCAAAGCAGGCAAAGTGAAGAGGAGGCCGGAGGCGTTAAA GATGATCCTAAAGAGTGACGGggtcattccccccccccccgcctctcccgCCCCAggaccccctcccccgccgTCCAATCAGGTGGACGTGAGGAGCCGGGCGGCCGCGTGGTCGGCGTGGACCAATGAGCAGCAAGACT GTGGGAAGCAGCGCCGCAGCTCATTGGTCGAGGGGCCGGTGGAGATCTCCGCTCTGGAAGTGGACCGAGACGTG CAAATCCTCAACCACATCCTGGACGACATCGAGCTCTTCGTCAACCAGCTGCAGAAGGCGGCCGAGGCCTTCAGCCAGCTCTCCAAGAGGAAGAAGGTGAAGAAGGGCAAGAAGAACGGTCCTGGAG AGGGCGTCCTCACGCTGCGCTCCAGACCTCCGGCTGAGGACCAGTTTGTCGACTGTTTGCAGAAGTTCAAGCACGCCTTCAACCAGCTG GGGAAGCTGGCGGATCTCATCCAGAACCCGAGTGCCGAGGAGCTGCttcacttcctcttctctcctctccggATG gtgatcCAGGTGTCCGGCAGTGTGGATCTGGCTCGCAGCGTCGTGGTTCCTCTTCTGACCCGAGACGCCATCGACTTCCTCCACACCTCGGGGACACCGGAGGAGAGACACCTGTGGGTCGCCCTGGGAGACGGCTGGACCAAATGCAG GTTGGAGTGGCCGAAGCACCACTACTTCCCCCCCTGTGCGCTGACCTTCCAGGACGGCTGGGAGCCGCCCACGCTGCAGGATGTTACCCAGCATGCCGAGGGGCTCACTGAGGCCGGGGTCCAGAGACCAGAGGACTCGAGGATCGGCCTGGAG acccccccccacgcagacgcctcctcctcctgtggctCCTCCAGAGGGATGCAGATCCTGGACCAGGATTCGGCGGCGGCCTTCGATCAGGCTGTCAGCCGCCACGTAGACGG CAGTTTGGACGCCGACAGCAGAATTCAACCCAAACTTTTTGCCAAATGTAAATACGACTTTGTGGCGAGGAACAGCTCGGAGCTGTCGGTGCTGCGGGACGAGGTCCTGGAG GTGCTGGATGACAGGAAGCAGTGGTGGAAGGTGGGGAACGGCGCCGGGGCGTCCGGCTACGTGCCCAACAACATCCTGGAGATCAGCGGCGGCGTGGAGGGCCGAGTGGAGCCCATCTACAGCCACACCATACAG CTCATGATGCCAAAGAAGGAGTTTGAGTTGTTTAAG cAATTACTGGGAGAGTTGAACGAg AAGCAGACCACTAGGACCGACCCCGGTAAACCGCTGGTGACTCCGATGCCTCCGCCTCCCACGCCGCCTCCTCCGGCGCCTGCTCGGCTCCCCACGCCGCCGCTGCCtccgcccgccgccgccaccgtcAGCCGCCAGAACAGCGCCACCTCCAGCGAGACCGGTGGCGTCGCCATGCGGGACCACAGAGGCCACAAAGACCACCAAGACCAGAGGCCTCCGCCCGTCACCC GGAGGAAGTCCAACATGGAGGAGGTCCAGGACGAGCTGATGCACAGACTCACGCTGGGTCGCAGCGCTCAGAAGAAGCTTCCGGTTCCTTCTCGCGGAGGTTTGCCCTCAAACAGCATCACCTACGACTCGTCAGCTGAGGACGTGAAGGCCTGGCTGGAGGCCAAAGGCTTCAGTCCAGT caccaTCACCAGCCTCGGCGTGCTGACGGGCGCTCAGCTCTTCTCCCTCAacaaggaggagctgaggacgGTTTGTCCCGATGACGGCGCTCGAGTCTTCAGCCAAGTGACGGTCCAGAAGGCGGCGCTGGAG AGGAGCTCAGGCTCAGAGCTCCAGGAGATCATGAGGAGGCGGCAGGAGAAGCTGGCGTCCATCACCTGTGACTCGGGCGTGGAGTCTTTGGACGAATGCAGCGCCCGCTGA